A single window of Liolophura sinensis isolate JHLJ2023 chromosome 6, CUHK_Ljap_v2, whole genome shotgun sequence DNA harbors:
- the LOC135466652 gene encoding uncharacterized protein LOC135466652, producing MVLLTCDCLNVKIDVGETDLNSSCPDIPSGYEDCDFFRSDLMEAKISPSAIHQEHSYLVHKAQVKDWLVHRCVNCGLYTHAVPSLPSRKGVLVSKTLLSDPDAQERLTRSSDYSPLFRVVLRGQDPNMSPSLPVTGDSNSAFHSLQSCISHIQQDLNTFLLQEEAQMEERVRVYQDEQRDIFSELEERVKNDKKKMISILFNNMQTSSEESTVSMNGNRPVLRPTKSVPMASSTNSSRHKGPDRRSENAASRPRSLRPYDHSPDSEPMFMLDDDDDDDEDTPFSISDEEDTDDSIQMDDARRSSSSSGNLNSVFSTSVPISVPVWKPRSPRRTDLDDKDIRAPAPDQMAASMQALARSVHNNDVTNLFGELPRPRLSTFSGVLHASRK from the exons ATGGTTCTGCTGACGTGTGACTGTTTAAATGTGAAGATTGATGTGGGAGAGACAGATCTGAACTCCAGTTGTCCAG ATATTCCATCAGGTTATGAAGACTGTGATTTCTTCCGCTCAGATTTAATGGAGGCAAAGATATCTCCGTCTGCCATCCACCAG GAGCATTCTTATCTCGTCCATAAAGCCCAGGTAAAAGACTGGTTGGTTCACAGATGTGTGAATTGTGGGTTGTATACCCATGCCGTCCCATCACTGCCTAGTCGGAAAGGTGTTCTTGTCTCCAAAACACTACTG AGTGACCCTGATGCCCAGGAAAGGTTGACTAGGTCCTCGGATTACTCCCCCTTATTCAGAGTGGTCCTTCGGGGGCAGGACCCAAATATGTCTCCCTCTCTTCCAGTCACAG gagATTCCAACAGTGCGTTTCATTCACTGCAGTCTTGCATATCCCATATCCAGCAGGATTTGAACACCTTCCTGTTGCAGGAGGAGGCCCAAATGGAAGAGCGGGTTCG AGTCTATCAAGATGAGCAAAGAGATATTTTCTCAGAACTTGAAGAGAGAGTGAAAAATGACAAGAAGAAGATGATCAG CATTCTCTTTAATAATATGCAGACATCATCAGAAGAGTCTACTGTCTCTATGAATG GCAACAGACCAGTATTGCGCCCGACAAAATCTGTACCCATGGCATCATCAACAAACAGTTCTCGCCATAAG GGCCCAGACCGGAGATCTGAAAATGCAGCGAGTCGACCACGATCTCTGCGACCGTACGACCACAGTCCAGACAGTGAAC CTATGTTCATgttggatgatgatgatgatgatgatgaagataCTCCTTTCTCTATCTCAGACGAAGAAGATACTGATG ATAGCATACAGATGGATGATGCCAGGcgctcctcctcctcctccggAAACCTCAACTCTGTTTTCTCCACATCAGTGCCAATCTCTGTGCCTGTGTGGAAACCCCGATCTCCTCGCAGGACGGACCTGGATGATAAAGAT ATTCGAGCTCCGGCCCCAGATCAGATGGCTGCCAGTATGCAGGCTTTGGCGCGAAGTGTTCACAACAACGACGTCACCAACTTATTTGGAGAGCTTCCAAGGCCTCGACTCAGTACATTCTCAGGAGTTCTCCATGCTTCACGGAAGTGA
- the LOC135467807 gene encoding ficolin-3-like, translated as MLSTILILLCVCNISKGEILPRRPRQASGQGLDFLSFKVLDLERRLFREQSKVSQLEAQLAEVRQELSSLSPSIATPIIPVLKAQNTPAWNVIRADVDNIKESLVLEKRQRIRLEETVEEIKGSLKKKVNDDGLSELRNTTRWLTAKIDVIEDRCLVVTKANGSQGAADSKPVPKAPVNTKATGLQFDGKPLNDEDKRVANDCADLLEYEYHSDGVYRIQLPNGASILARCNLLESPRNWNMGGQKLSKLKGWMVVQFRNSGQQDFNKTWQEYKVGFGNLSSEFWLGNEYLWQFLNSSTVNPLLFLRLYSVGYYYYHRFFITSGLTLQGEKEMYRIEYNSYSYGQDTKYQGPGKGEFVTWDRQPSRPGCPPLDGGWWHGYRADCLRRTTNPNSQYIKLPATHDGKISKGYRNVYQQHRSKEDVTKFIIKSELLVYFRKG; from the exons ATGCTGTCAACAATCCTTATCTTACTGTGTGTTTGCAACATATCTAAAGGAGAAATCCTTCCCAGAAGGCCTCGCCAAGCCAGTGGACAAGGTTTGGATTTCCTGTCTTTCAAAGTATTGGATTTAGAGAGAAGACTGTTTCGTGAACAATCCAAAGTCTCTCAACTGGAGGCCCAGCTAGCTGAGGTCCGTCAGGAGTTGTCTTCTCTTTCTCCATCCATCGCCACACCAATAATACCCGTCTTAAAGGCTCAAAATACACCGGCCTGGAACGTCATCCGTGCAGACGTTGATAATATCAAGGAGAGTCTTGTGCTAGAGAAACGTCAGAGAATTCGTCTGGAGGAAACGGTGGAGGAAATCAAGGGAAGTCTGAAAAAAAAGGTTAACGATGACGGCCTGAGTGAACTGCGAAACACTACACGATGGCTGACAGCAAAGATTGACGTCATAGAAGACAGATGTCTGGTTGTGACGAAGGCCAATGGTAGTCAAGGTGCCGCTGACTCAAAGCCTGTACCCAAAGCACCTGTAAACACCAAGGCGACTGGACTTCAGTTTGACGGAAAACCGCTGAATGATGAAGACAAACGTGTTGCAAACG ACTGTGCTGATCTACTGGAGTATGAATACCATAGCGACGGAGTGTACAGAATCCAACTCCCTAATGGCGCGTCTATATTAGCTCGATGTAACCTTCTTGAAAGTCCTAGGAACTGGAATATGGGCGGCCAAAAACTTTCCAAGCTGAAAGGCTGGATGGTCGTCCAGTTCAGGAATAGCGGACAACAGGACTTTAACAAAACATGGCAGGAGTACAAAGTGGGCTTTGGGAATTTATCTTCGGAATTTTGGCTGGGAAACGAGTACCTTTGGCAGTTTCTGAACTCTAGTACTGTCAACCCACTCTTGTTTCTCCGACTTTATTCAGTTGGTTATTACTACTATCATAGATTTTTCATCACTTCTGGGTTAACTTTACAAGGCGAGAAGGAAATGTACAGAATTGAATATAATAGTTACTCGTACGGCCAAGACACAAAGTATCAGGGTCCAGGTAAGGGAGAGTTTGTGACCTGGGATAGGCAGCCGTCACGACCGGGTTGTCCCCCCTTGGACGGGGGTTGGTGGCATGGCTACCGGGCCGACTGCCTTCGCCGCACCACCAATCCGAATTCCCAGTACATCAAACTACCCGCAACACACGACGGTAAGATTTCCAAGGGATATCGTAACGTTTACCAGCAGCATCGCAGCAAAGAGGACGTGACTAAGTTCATTATCAAAAGCGAACTTCTAGTCTATTTTCGGAAAGGTTGA
- the LOC135467385 gene encoding ficolin-3-like has protein sequence MLERQLREIRQHLASLGGSSPALTVLKPTKSDKNTPTLNRMKTDIDNIKASLGQEKLRRTRLEEMTERLEHALEKQGSGVDVNGLHNTTQWLKDRITALEEKYLAITNSSEDNAGPILENREMANMIGVQFNGEPLNSRSPEVFHALYTEGYRENGVYRVLLPGKKLGLVWCDFEYSDDSSGRGWMVVQRRINGELDFNKTWEEYRQGFGDLSSEFWLGNEYIWPLLNSSKFSIYVKIFLGGNQTSNFSLSDNANNYLCSEAEDYQLYYDDVTYRPFASSQYPLSGSTFMTWDRKQLRPGCPPLDGGWWYSERECHRRKTNPNSSYKLNRSPKDGELYRGYFNVFTLDNFWQERVLIQLVRGSEVLIYV, from the exons ATGTTGGAGAGACAGCTAAGGGAGATTCGGCAACACTTGGCTTCTCTTGGTGGATCTTCCCCTGCATTGACAGTTCTGAAGCCCACCAAGTCCGACAAAAATACACCAACTTTGAACCGCATGAAGACAGATATTGACAATATTAAAGCCAGCCTTGGACAAGAGAAACTCAGGAGAACTCGATTGGAAGAAATGACGGAGAGGCTTGAACACGCGCTGGAAAAACAGGGTAGCGGTGTAGACGTAAATGGACTGCATAACACTACACAATGGTTAAAAGACAGAATCACTGctcttgaagaaaaatatcttGCTATTACCAATTCTAGTGAAGACAATGCTGGGCCCATCCTTGAAAACCGGGAAATGGCGAACATGATTGGGGTTCAGTTTAACGGCGAACCACTGAACAGCAGAAGTCCTGAAGTTTTTCATG CTCTATACACGGAGGGGTATCGGGAGAATGGAGTCTACAGAGTTCTGCTGCCTGGTAAAAAACTTGGACTAGTGTGGTGTGATTTTGAATACAGTGATGATAGCAGTGGGAGGGGCTGGATGGTCGTCCAACGGCGGATCAATGGAGAATTGGATTTTAACAAAACCTGGGAAGAATACAGACAGGGGTTTGGGGACTTGTCCTCAGAATTTTGGCTGGGCAATGAATACATATGGCCGTTGCTCAACTCGAGTAAGTTTAGCATCTATGTGAAGATTTTTCTCGGCGGTAACCAGACATCAAACTTCTCCCTTTCTGACAATGCTAATAATTATTTATGCTCTGAAGCAGAAGATTATCAGTTATATTATGACGACGTTACTTATCGTCCTTTCGCCAGCAGCCAGTATCCATTGAGTGGTTCAACGTTTATGACCTGGGACAGAAAACAATTACGACCGGGTTGTCCTCCTTTGGACGGGGGCTGGTGGTACAGTGAAAGGGAGTGTCATAGGCGCAAGACAAATCCTAACAGCTCTTACAAGCTGAACAGATCTCCGAAGGATGGTGAGCTCTACCGTGGATATTTCAACGTTTTCACCCTGGACAATTTTTGGCAGGAAAGAGTACTTATACAACTGGTCAGAGGATCTGAGGTTCTCATTTATGTTTGA
- the LOC135468122 gene encoding isochorismatase domain-containing protein 2-like, protein MASRRLGKVALDSSSLFLCDMQEKFRPTIQFYPQVVATAKRMLDASNILNLPVVVTEQYPKGLGPTVTELDVSQLKVFPKTRFSMLVPDVKEHIKKLGNIKSVILCGIEAHVCVSQTVLDLIEENYDVHVIVDACSSRSMVDRMYAFQRLKEVGAFLTTSESMLLCLCQDASHPKFREIQKIIWDPAPDSGLLYHTLKGETTV, encoded by the exons ATGGCTTCTCGGCGTCTTGGCAAAGTTGCCCTGGATAGCTCGAGTTTGTTTCTTTGTGACATGCAGGAAAAGTTTCGACCAACTATTCAGTTTTATCCGCAGGTTGTAGCGACAGCAAAACGTATGCTCGATGCATCCAATATCTTAAACCTGCCTGTTGTTGTCACGGAGCAGTATCCTAAAG GTCTGGGTCCAACTGTGACTGAGCTGGATGTCAGTCAGCTAAAGGTGTTCCCCAAAACCAGATTTTCTATGTTAGTTCCAGATGTCAAGGAACACATCAAAAAGCTTGGta acataaaatCTGTAATCCTTTGTGGAATTGAGgcacatgtgtgtgtgtctcaAACAGTCTTGGACCTGATCGAGGAGAACTATGATGTCCATGTTATTGTGGATGCTTGCTCTTCTCGCAGCATGGTTGATAG AATGTATGCCTTTCAAAGATTAAAAGAAGTTGGAGCGTTTTTGACCACCAGTGAAAGTATGTTGTTGTGCCTGTGCCAGGATGCAAGTCATCCTAAATTCAGAGAAATACAGAAGATAATCTGGGACCCTGCACCAGACAGTGGGTTGCTCTACCATACACTGAAGGGGGAGACAACTGTGTGA
- the LOC135468183 gene encoding GDH/6PGL endoplasmic bifunctional protein-like, which yields MTSASLLLLFTCLVLLPPVVTQPAAPGAGPNSVIHVVIIGGTGDLAQKYLWRGFFELFQERHGKDVWYKFYGSSRGSSDEEAPKLLTILNTKLTCVDSRTCEEQKSKFINQTQYFQLKTEHDYQQLAKHLHESARDKYGKEIGRVFYLSLPPRAYLRVSNLIHQHCRPENDSTWIRLVLEKPFGHNKETALNMTKVLTSQFQEDEIYRVDHYLGKGVVKHILPLRAMNRENLDELLNRNHVERVEISMLETVGLKGRVDFYDQYGVICDVMQNHMLEMMTLIAMDLPVNISDSDQIKDNKLRLIKQIVKVQGRSLLTAQYDNYQVDGAQESGNSNFSSETATFAAAVLNINSPRWQGIPFILVSGKKLKERVSYIRIIFKNSVFNLANSRPFADERTMLQQLVFHIEHGSESEPAIFASRSLATLNIPNSLTFHAKTLSKTIYQQPADDILSFCLTNNVDAYTAVIVNILDGRHEHFVGSDHLLSLWDVWSGVLSTESMAAPRLYNPSQSDSQLAFSLKADTLTYNVKLTKNVINAIDNDNHLKIKVKPSEFLDGKLVVSDTDDVISSMSGDIRTLVERAVEERGMAHVAFSGGRTAQGLFRYLAQQGSDLPWAYVHIWLVDERCVAMSDHQSNFDSLQQNLLSFVNIPYLNVHPMWVETAGRICEIGDRADQLYEASLRHWLPNLQFDLIVLGVGTDGHTASLFPGQASLGERSRLAVRSTAPHSDVTHRITMTYTTINSAWNVFILVTGEGKHDIIQVIQSSEADKNNFPILGVQPKHGNVTWYMDDNCFYG from the exons ATGACCTCTGCATCGTTACTGTTGCTTTTCACATGCCTTGTTCTACTCCCCCCTGTAGTAACTCAGCCCGCCGCTCCAGGGGCAGGCCCGAATAGTGTCATCCACGTGGTTATCATTGGAGGGACTGGGGATTTGGCTCAGAAGTATTTATGGCGAGGGTTTTTTGAGCTGTTCCAGGAGAGACATGGCAAGGATGTGTGGTACAAGTTTTATGGAAGTTCTCGTGGTTCCTCGGATGAGGAGGCCCCAAAGTTACTGACCATTCTCAATACTAAGCTGACCTGTGTAGACAGCAGAACATGTGAGGAACAAAAGAGCAAATTTATAAACCAAACTCAGTACTTCCAACTGAAAACCGAACATGACTACCAACAACTGGCTAAACATCTTCATGAAAGTGCTCGAGACAAGTATGGCAAAGAAATAGGGCGTGTGTTTTATTTGTCCTTACCACCCAGAGCATACTTGCGCGTATCAAATTTAATTCATCAGCATTGTCGTCCGGAGAATGACTCCACCTGGATTAGACTGGTGTTAGAAAAACCATTTGGTCATAATAAGGAGACTGCTTTGAATATGACAAAAGTTCTGACTAGCCAGTTTCAGGAAGATGAGATATACAGAGTGGACCATTATCTGGGCAAAGGtgttgtaaaacacattttaccTCTCAG GGCGATGAACAGAGAAAATCTGGATGAACTGCTAAACAGAAATCATGTGGAGAGAGTGGAAATTTCCATGCTTGAGACTGTTGGACTGAAAG gcCGTGTGGACTTCTATGACCAATATGGGGTCATTTGTGATGTAATGCAGAATCACATGTTAGAGATGATGACTCTAATAGCTATGGATTTGCCAGTCAATATTTCTGATTCTGACCAGATTAAAGACAACAAATTACGCTTGATCAAGCAGATTGTCAAGGTtcaggggagatcactcttGACAGCTCAGTATGATAACTATCAAGTGGACGGCGCTCAGGAATCTGGGAACTCTAATTTCTCCAGTGAGACGGCCACATTCGCCGCGGCAGTCTTGAACATAAACAGCCCCAGATGGCAGGGTATACCCTTCATTCTCGTGTCGGGTAAAAAACTTAAGGAGAGGGTCAGTTACATCagaatcatttttaaaaatagtgtATTTAATTTGGCTAATAGTCGGCCGTTTGCTGATGAGAGAACGATGCTCCAGCAACTGGTGTTTCATATAGAGCATGGATCGGAATCAGAACCAGCGATCTTTGCGAGCAGATCTCTAGCCACCCTCAACATTCCTAACAGTTTAACATTCCACGCCAAAACTTTATCAAAGACAATTTACCAACAGCCTGCCGATGATATACTGTCATTTTGTCTGACCAACAATGTGGATGCTTATACAGCTGTTATAGTGAACATACTGGATGGGCGACATGAACATTTTGTTGGCTCGGATCACCTTTTGTCGTTGTGGGATGTCTGGTCCGGCGTCCTGTCCACAGAGTCCATGGCTGCACCTAGACTGTATAACCCCAGTCAGAGTGACAGCCAGCTGGCTTTCTCACTCAAGGCTGATACTTTGACATATAACgtgaaattaacaaaaaatgtcataaatgcaATAGACAATGATAATCACCTCAAAATTAAAGTAAAGCCGTCTGAATTTTTAGATGGAAAACTGGTTGTGAGCGATACGGATGATGTAATATCTTCCATGTCTGGTGATATTAGGACCTTAGTTGAGAGAGCTGTGGAGGAGAGGGGCATGGCCCACGTAGCCTTCTCTGGTGGCCGCACTGCCCAAGGGTTATTCCGATACCTGGCTCAGCAGGGCTCTGATCTCCCCTGggcatatgtacatatctggTTAGTGGATGAACGCTGTGTGGCTATGAGTGACCATCAGTCCAACTTTGACAGTCTGCAGCAAAATTTGTTGTCATTTGTAAACATTCCGTATTTAAACGTCCACCCCATGTGGGTAGAGACGGCAGGGCGTATTTGTGAGATAGGGGATAGGGCTGACCAGCTGTACGAAGCTTCGCTACGCCATTGGTTGCCCAATCTACAGTTTGATTTGATCGTATTAGGGGTCGGGACGGATGGTCACACGGCGTCTCTTTTCCCAGGCCAAGCCTCTCTTGGGGAGAGGAGCAGACTTGCAGTGAGATCCACGGCGCCACACTCTGACGTCACACATAGAATCACCATGACGTACACCACAATTAACTCTGCTTGGAACGTTTTCATTCTTGTCACAGGAGAAGGGAAACACGACATCATTCAGGTGATTCAAAGTTCTGAAGCCGATAAAAATAATTTCCCAATATTAGGTGTTCAACCAAAACATGGCAACGTAACCTGGTATATGGATGACAACTGCTTCTACGGATGA